A stretch of DNA from Odontesthes bonariensis isolate fOdoBon6 chromosome 2, fOdoBon6.hap1, whole genome shotgun sequence:
TGCCTGCTGACAGGGAAGGTCTGGATTGTGCTGGGTTTGGGATTACATCATGAACATGTAGGAATAGAGTCCCACCTCAATCTTTGACATGCTGTAAACCAAGTTAGACTTTAATTCTTATCTGTCTCCAGCACATGCTCTTATGTTCTCATTCCTTTTTGCGCCCTCTCTGATGCTGGTGTGCAATGATTCCCTTGCTTTACAGATGTCACGTTGTCATGAACAGTTAAATCAACCGAACAATGCTGAATTTGATATTTGGAGATGGATGATTCTTTCTAAATTTTCGATGGAGATTGAAATAGATTTGAAAGAACATGCCTGCTCGCTGGGTAAAATAGGAGTTCAATGAACTAATCCTCAATAAGATCACTGTCCACACAGTGTTGTACCTCACTGTTCACGTGTCGGTGTATTGAGAATAGACTGTCATTGCTCTTGCATCTATTTATATCACACTAGACACTGACGAGCTGCAGACTGACCGTGTGAAGAAAGCTAatcctttattttattctgcCAGTTAGTTTGAGTGACTTCATTATTACATACCTTTGTCAGTTCAAAACTGACAAAGgttattttaaaagaaacaaaaaaaagtttattagaTATGATTAAGCTAGATATATTGGATCTGTGCTAATGCATGTCTATAAACTCTGACTACAGAATAAAGTCAGAGAGCTGCCTGTGAGATTACATTCCACATGACCTCAGCGGTTTTTATTAAGCATTGTTGCAGTAATCCTCAATCTGCAATTATCCTCTTAGCTATAGAATATCATAAGTATATGTGATTGCAGGTGTGCACCTACTGCTTAACTTTGtacttattttcaaaatgcaaacTTAAGCATCAAAGGGGCTGGCAGAAGACAGGTGGCTTTACCTTCTTACGACAGACTCACACAATGAGTCAAAAGAAAGTAATTGCTGAACAcggagagacaaaaaaaaggaaaagccaAGAGATAGCAAACGTACAACAATGCCCCTGACCTCTCTATTGTTAGGAGCTGTTCCCTCAAAGATGAGCCTGCTCTACAACTGGAAAGGTCGGCAAGCACATAAAGTCAAGCCGACAcgcacccccacccccctggTCAACATCAAAGACAAGTCCAGCGCCTGTCATGTTCTCTCTGAGCTGGGTTGAAAACAACAGCGCTAATCCCACTGACCACTTGCTGTCTCTCTTACGGAGAGGACAGAGGTCAGCTGGATGTACAAGTCCGAATAAGCTGTTTCATTTGTGGCCAATTTCTTAACTTACAATACTATCTTTGATGTGcggtattttttctttctttctttttgttgccCTTTGAACCctccttgtgttttgtgaaggGAGGAGAAAATGATCTACTCTTTAGTGAACACTTCGATGTTAAAACTCCCTCTTCTCAGTGAACATTTCTGCTTAAAGGAGTGTGGGAGTCTTACTAAATGCATGATTCATGAGCCTTAAAAATCATGGTCTCCATGGTGATAAGATCTACAGAGAAGACAACTTCAAAGTAAAATTTGATGAAATGCTGAAAATGTTTGTCAGCCTCATAAGCTTCTTAGTTGGGAACTTTAAGGTCACGGTGGCTTCCTGATGGGAGAAAATATTATTACGAGGGGGTCAATGTGTGGAGGTCCAGTCTCTAGGctgcttacttttgcgagtgccCTTTACCTCACCCCGCCTGAAAGAATTTTAAGGGAAAGATACCAAAGCAGATTTTAGAAATGAGATTATTGAGCAACTGGATCTTAGACAGCTGCCCACTGTCTAAGATCTTCATGACAGCTCAGAAATGACAAACCTATGCATCATTTGTCATTCCTTCTAAATCTGCCGTGCCCATATGATTGAACACCAACTTTTTCAAGACTGTATGTCCTCTACATAAACCTGAACTTCCACTATCATCATCCTTAATGTCTGTTTGTGAAACCATAAAACTGTGTGTACTTTACCACCTTATTGCACGTGTTTACTTACTGGCAAATGAATGAGGCTGAGTTTCACCCTCTAATTAAATACGACTGTCTGGATTGATTGTTGAAGCTGCTGTTTATTAAGCTAACGGTTTGGCAAAGACAGGAAACCAGATAAGGAGCTGCAAGACTTATCTATGCTAAATTGGTCGACTTCAGTAAACTGTTTGTTGGGAGATTAACTGGAGATTTTTTTCAACAAGACAGATAAACGGCCACCTGGAGAAAAAGAGGTTGCCAGATGAGATTGTTTCAGCAATGCTTACTCACTAATGAAGAAAACTTTGGGGGTGTTAATACCGGGGCTAACACAAGAAAAGTGGGATGGATAAAAACTCAAGAGAAAATCGTCCAAATTAAATATCAGTTTATTTCAACGAGTCAAACATGAATAGTTGCAGTAAtgagattaaaaaagaaatgcataaAAGAAAAGGAACAGTTATTTGCAATAAGAAATGCAAAGATATGGCAGAGTTATAAATGAAGGGTTGCAAATCAAGCACAGGCTATGACAAAATCTAATTACGGCAATATAAGAATTATAACAGGGAGTTTAAGTGAGATTATAGTGTTACACGTGCTTTTACACAATCATTATTTTGTACAGCTTCAGGTTTCAccatcaaccccccccccccttttttaaaaaacaaaataattagTGCATGAGCTTGGATTAAGGGTGTTGTTCTGAGAGACTATATGAAATCTGTCAAAACAATTTTGAAAAACTTTTCCCACAGCTCTCTGCGGTTTTCCCAGGAATTCCCATTCTGCCCGGGGGAACTTGTCTACACCAAGGTCATGACCTTCAGGGAGGCAGGCTGGAATCGGCGAATCTTCTTCTTCAGGGCTCGGGATGCTTTGATGCGGCAGGCTGGTGGCCCGGGGGGAGGTGGGAGCTGCTTGAGGGGCTGACCAGCGGCAGTGGGCCCCATTGCAGCCTCAGCCCACACCAAACCTCTATCCTCTTGGATGTCTATCTGGTCCCCCTCGTCCAGGGACAGACTGCTTTCAGAGTCTGAGAAGGACTGGAAGCTCTGGCTGGACTCGCTATCTCCGAAGCGGTTGGTGGTGTTATCGCTCATCTCCCCCTCGCTACTTTCAGCAATAGTGGAGTGAAACAGTGAAGCACATTCAGCTGAATACTCAGACTCACATCTGGGTGGGTAGTAACCGGACATGTGATATGGTGCTGGAGGGTATCTGGTATTAAGACTGTGGAGGAAAGAATTGGAGGACGTGGAAGACTGGAAGGGACGTGGAGGTCCCATCCATTGGCCTGACTTGGCACTCATACTACGAACCATTTGCATTTTACCTGGTATCTGAGCATGTGGCTCTTTTGACCTGTGATGCTGAGCGCCTGGTGCCTGGAACATGTCCACATCGGATGTCCATCTAGCAGTCGtctgcctcctcttcctctgatcCACAGGCTGCTCGTACTCCAGGCACTGCAGCCTATGGCTTTTACTGAACTTTGCAGCAGCAGGAATGGGATGTGGTTTAGGGTGGACCCTCTGGGTGGTTGTGAATCCTGGACTATAGAGGCTAGAGTCAGAGCCTGAACCCTGTCTGTGCTCCTCTGTGTGACAGGTGTTACCTTTCTCTGTCACTTTTCCTTTTCCCGATCTTTTTTGCTCCCTCTTTGTTCCGACACTCATCTCCCTCATCCTATCCCCGGAGGAGAGGCCGTGGTGTTGCCTCACTGCTCGAAACTTCTCACTGCTCTTTCTTTTCAGTTTCACGGCTTTGGTTTTACGGTCCGCTTGTCTAACCTTGACCCTCTGAGATCCAGCAGGGAGAAATTTGGCATGGACAAACTCGGGTGAGCCTGCGTGACCACTGTAAAGCTCAAAGCTTTGACTCTCTTCCGTGCTGGAGCTGTGACTCATCACTGGCCTTTGCCTGCTAGTCTTCCTCTCTTGTGGTCTTAACTCTGGACTATCTCCACATTTTTTATTAGAAGGGTTCTTAACTATTCTATAATTTTCTCCTTGGTGTTTATCATTCTTTTTTAGGGATGAATAGGTGACTTCATCAGAAGTGTACTCCTTCATGGCTGGATATGAGTACTGGTAGGGAGCATCTGGGGCTTTCACTGACTGTTTATGGCTTGCGTTATCAGTTGGCTCTTGGCTGGAGTATATCATGTAATGTCTCCTCTGGTCGCTGTCTGGTGGGATGATGCTTTTGTTCTTGGCTGAAGGAGGCTGCAGCACAGACACATCTTTTTGAGGAACTTCAGACAACATAATTACATTTTCAGTGGGCCTCCTATGATAGTTGCCCTGTGACtcctttgtgtctgtgcctGTTTCACTCTGGGTTTTGGTCAGGCTGCGTTGGAGGAGTTTGTCAATGTAACCCAAGGTTTTGTTCTCGTAACCCCTTTGGACTGCATCATGACCGTTTCCTGGGGCTTCTTGGCCTTCTAGAATTCCATGCGTGTCAGCATCGCTCCCATTGAAAAAAATTGGGCTCTGGAGAGCCACAGCATGCAGGGGGCTGGGGTAATGGTATACTTCATTCCCATTGCGGGACTCCAGGTTGCGCTGGAACTTGGCGTCCAACAGGGAGGTCTTCAGGTTTGGGCCCACTGGGGGTTTCTTTGCATCCGTAGACTTGATGTAGCCCAACCCTTGTGCCATCATTCTGTCAAGGTCCCCTGATATACACAAAAACAGTCATCAGATTTCAAACCCACACACAGATTATATGTTATTAGTGTGCAAAATACATGCTGAGTTGCTTAGTTAAAAACAGCTGGTGATGCATGGTTCTCATTACTACAGGAGAGGCTGTTTTAAACAAGAGATCAAGAGCCATCATTACCTGTTGACACAGGTCTTGGCCGTGTCTGTTCTGTGACTGTAGCGCTTGCTCGGATCCTGCTGCTGCCCAGATGGAGGCCTGTGGCCCGTGGTGGGTTAGTCTGGGTAGTACTCTCGTCAGCAGAGCGCCGGCGGCATACACCAACTTGTGGTGAGGGGCTAATGTGACAATTAGCAGGGCTCATGGGAATGAGGCTTGTCTGAGAGGAGGACAGACACTCGCTGTAGACGGAGGTGCAGGAGTTGGACCGGGAGCAAGAGCCTCCATCGCTGAGCTCATAGAAACCTGGAGAAAGTAGGGATGATTAcagattagttttttttcttcttagttGTTGATTGGGTACATACTTTAATGCAATGTGTGACTGCCTTCCCACCTGAACTTGGCCGACTGTCACTCTCCAGCTGCTCGGTGGAGGCCTTGCTCACATCCAATTTAAGCTCGTTAATCTGGTGATCCAGCTGCTGCAAGTGACTCTTTAGGCCCACATCCTGTTTCCGAAGGCGAGACTGTAGAACAGACAATACATAGAATTTTAACCAAGCCCTAAAAAAAAGATGAGCAGTGCAAACTACTGCAAAGGGTGTGTTTATCAGAGATATCCTTAAAAAAGGGGAATATCAAAACTTGGAAGTTATGCAGAAAAACACAAGCAGGCATACATGTTTGAAGTGTGACCCAGAGATTCTCTGTGCGGGTGAATAAACAGGAAAATATATGCTTGCAATGTCATAATTTCATTGAGACGAGGGATGTTATTTAGATAAAAGGAGCTATAATGTACAGCCatcaggaaaacaaaagcagctCAGCTGTGGCTGATGATTAACCCCAGCAGGACAAGGGGGAGCATGGGAGAAGCAGTGGTGGGTAACTCATTTCTCCCCCACAGCGAAGGCCTGGCCATTGTGTAAACTACGGGAGGAAAGCTTGGGGGTTGGGATGAAAGGCTGCTTGTTTTACAGCAGGAGCTAATTTACTGTTACAGTGgttcttgaaataaaatctaATCTATCATAGCCTGTGAACCAGACAGTCTATTTATTTCATTATCTTAACTTCATATGGGATCAGTTGAAAACGTTCTAAAAATACTATACGTTGGGTTGTGGTGAGGCTCCATTTTacatgaatgtaaaaaaaaaaacataatctaAACCTTCTGTGGTCTGAGAACTTTATAATGTATCCTTTGATGCATGTGCCCAGTCCTACTATCCATGTCAAGCATAACACATTAATCCCCGCACTTCCTCGGAATGATTTTAACAGCAGCCTATGGAAAAAGCTTGTCATGGAAAACTCAGCAGAGCCAGCTGTCTCCAGCACTCAGGGGCCTCTTGGGGATGAGACTCTCCTCTCATTCACTGCAAAATTcgcatttgtttttatttcctggcATTTAGTGGTTAATGATTGAGGTTTGCCCCCCCGAAGCCCTCGTGCACTCggcgcgcacgcacacacaactAAAAAGTCCTCCGGGCCCTTCAGTGAACCTTGATTTATGACACCTATCTTACTTCCTACCCCCAGCTGAGAGCATAAAAGTGTGTCTGGTAATAATTGCAAAGTGAATGCACATGAGCATCAGCTGACGGAGTGATTCTAACAGGCGATTTTAATCAGAgggctaaataaataaataaaaatgaactttattaaaaacagaaaagtaaGCGTGGCTGTTTAAGTCCTGTCTTGATAAATGACAGCTACAGGTATCTACATATACACAAACCACTGCATATTGCAATTTGGGGGATGTTTAAGTTATTTTTCATGGCTTTAAATGCTTCCTACCAGCTGTTGCTTCAGGGCAGTCAGGGTCGCCTCCAGTCGCAGCTCCTCAGACCCCATCATCCTCGCACCCTCCGGATCTGCGTGGAGCGAGGTGACCGGCTCCTCTCGGTCCATCCTCAGCGCCCAGCTCACCATGTCGCTCTGCCTGTCCTTGAGCAGATGCAGCTCCTGCAACCCGGCCAGAGCAGCCTGCAGCCTCTCCCCGACCCTGCTGCGGTCCACTCCGGCTGCAGCGCTCATCATCCCCGCGCAAGAGCCTTTCCTGCTCAGCATGCCGAGAAGCGCAGTGCGGGTTTATCCAGCTGCCAAATGCTTTCAAGAAATGTCCCCCCTCGCACGATGACCTGCTTGTTGTGGCTGCTCCTGATCTGTTGGCTTTTCAAACTACCTGTTAGAAGAAATTTAGAGAACAGAATAGAAACCAAGCTCCTCCCTCGGGCCAAAAGGCCCTCCTCCTGGCAACTGGTTCCCAATGAACATCTGGTACTAATCTTACTCTTCCAAGCCCTTCATGCATGCTCTAAGTTCATCTGTGTAACACCACAGGACACGATGAGTACATTATCTTGCGATTTTTATTCTCTCCAGCGGCAGGCTGTGAACAAACAACTCTTGTTAAACGCCTATAAGTGGTTTAAAGGAAAGCAATGTTTGCATGAACACATACaaatgatggatgaatgaatagataaatatatagatAGATGAAAAGGTCTATACCAAACGATACACCTTAGCCAAAATATGTCTCGGCTGGGTCAGCTTGAactcttttattctttaaaatgtGACAGGAAGGCATATTTTCCTTATTTGGTAATAGAGActttcatgagaaaaaaaaacccaaaaatcgACTGTTTTAGCAATGCAGACAAATGACAGATAAATACCTCCCCCTTGTGGCAGTAACAAACAGTGCAGTTTGTTGACTTGCTAGAGGACTGCAGTGGCCCCTTGACTTTAGTTTGAGCCACATACACGTCTCACTCCTCAGTTATGGAGGACTGACTCATGAAAGGAAGAAAAGTGAATCCTTAACCCCACAGTGATGAGATCCCTGGCCTCTGGGGTTATGCTGTTAACTGAGGACCTAAGAGAATATTTTAGACAGATAGTATCAGACACCAGTTTCCATCACTAGTCAAGATACCATCTGTGGGAATACCTTTTGGGAAAAGGTATTCTAATCCTCTGCTGAGTTCCAGAGACTTTCAGAATCAGTTCCATGTCAGCTTTACCTTGAATCTGTCATTTCTGGATGAATGATCTGCCTACATGTTGAGAAATAGAACAGAAATTCAAAACAATCATTTTCATGGCAGAAAACTCTTATTTGCAGTTATGTTCAGCTAAGAAAGACAAGTCTTTAAATCCTCTGAGTTGGATAGAATGAGAGCTTTTTCTAAATTTACAAAAGTTTTGTAATGGCCATTAAAagtgtaaaataaaaataacgatATATCTGGGAGGTCAGTTTGATAGCTCCACTGGAATCAGCCAATGGCCCCCTCACCAGGCCCCATGAGATATGAAATATCCAGCAAAACCGATATGTTTACTcatgaaataaacaaacaaacaaagagagAAACTGAGTTCATGCCTCGTAAAATTACGTGTACAAGCATCACTTTCTTATTAGCGCAACAGTGGTGCTTGAATGTTTATCGACCCTAAAGGGTTCTGTCATCCGAACATC
This window harbors:
- the dact2 gene encoding dapper homolog 2 produces the protein MLSRKGSCAGMMSAAAGVDRSRVGERLQAALAGLQELHLLKDRQSDMVSWALRMDREEPVTSLHADPEGARMMGSEELRLEATLTALKQQLSRLRKQDVGLKSHLQQLDHQINELKLDVSKASTEQLESDSRPSSGFYELSDGGSCSRSNSCTSVYSECLSSSQTSLIPMSPANCHISPSPQVGVCRRRSADESTTQTNPPRATGLHLGSSRIRASATVTEQTRPRPVSTGDLDRMMAQGLGYIKSTDAKKPPVGPNLKTSLLDAKFQRNLESRNGNEVYHYPSPLHAVALQSPIFFNGSDADTHGILEGQEAPGNGHDAVQRGYENKTLGYIDKLLQRSLTKTQSETGTDTKESQGNYHRRPTENVIMLSEVPQKDVSVLQPPSAKNKSIIPPDSDQRRHYMIYSSQEPTDNASHKQSVKAPDAPYQYSYPAMKEYTSDEVTYSSLKKNDKHQGENYRIVKNPSNKKCGDSPELRPQERKTSRQRPVMSHSSSTEESQSFELYSGHAGSPEFVHAKFLPAGSQRVKVRQADRKTKAVKLKRKSSEKFRAVRQHHGLSSGDRMREMSVGTKREQKRSGKGKVTEKGNTCHTEEHRQGSGSDSSLYSPGFTTTQRVHPKPHPIPAAAKFSKSHRLQCLEYEQPVDQRKRRQTTARWTSDVDMFQAPGAQHHRSKEPHAQIPGKMQMVRSMSAKSGQWMGPPRPFQSSTSSNSFLHSLNTRYPPAPYHMSGYYPPRCESEYSAECASLFHSTIAESSEGEMSDNTTNRFGDSESSQSFQSFSDSESSLSLDEGDQIDIQEDRGLVWAEAAMGPTAAGQPLKQLPPPPGPPACRIKASRALKKKIRRFQPASLKVMTLV